Genomic segment of Nostoc sp. TCL240-02:
AAACCTCAAGTTTGCGAAACATCCTTTTTAAAGCTTGCTTGACAGAGTTTTCAGTAATCCAAAGTTCAGTACTAATTTCTGCATTGGTTTGTCCTTGAGCCACCAAGTTAGCAATTTGCTTTTCACGAGGCGTTAAACGCTCTGTCTGTAATAGTAGTGGATGTTGGGATCGCGCCATTGCTACCCAAGTAGAAATGTGCAGACAAAGCGCACTCAAATCTGTGAGATTTTGTGAGTTGAATGTAGGCATTCCTTGCTGACGGGTAAAACCTACCACACCTACTAACTGCCCATTGCTGACAATTGGCCCTGCCATAACATGCCAGTGATCGGCACGAGGACAAATCAACCTCCATGTCTTA
This window contains:
- a CDS encoding LuxR C-terminal-related transcriptional regulator, whose translation is MIALQALFHEIAQAKDEEALRSHIRAEMSEYFSATRCGLFFFAQISLLDSKFQKALQIALSPQHNPVAGYLLEHHAPVHEGLVVEPKTWRLICPRADHWHVMAGPIVSNGQLVGVVGFTRQQGMPTFNSQNLTDLSALCLHISTWVAMARSQHPLLLQTERLTPREKQIANLVAQGQTNAEISTELWITENSVKQALKRMFRKLEVSSRTQMVAKLSTISK